GGGCGACGGAAAAGCCGCCCGGGCAGATTATGAATCATTCATTAGCGGGGCTGGCAGCAGTGAAAACATGATCCTGGAAAAAGTACAAGGCAGTTATCAGAAACTCCTTCAAAAACAGATGTTTGACAGTTCCCCGGCCTATGGCGATTCCCTGATCATGAGGCTCTGCGGGAATCCGGATACGCTCAATCCGCTGACTACCATGAATCCTGCATCCCAGGACGTTTTCATTTTGATCTTCGAATTGCTTCTTCCCTGGGAAGCAGGGTCAGGAACGACCAAGGGTCTTACTGAATCCTGGGAGGTTTCTGCGGACGGAATGGAATGCATACTGCACCTGCGGAAGAATGTCAAATGGCATGACGGGGTTGAGTTCACCGCTGACGATGTCGGATTCACCTATGAATTTATCATGAATCCGGAATCAGTCAACTTATACAGACCTCTTTTTAATTTATCGCTGAAGACTCTGGAGATCATAGATCCCTATACAGTCAGGGCAAAATTTGTCAGCAACTCCCCTCGCAATCTGGCAAGCCTGAGTTTTTATATCCTGCCAAAGCATATTCTGGAAAATAAAACCGTCAAATCCGATGACTTTTTTCAACATCCCATTGGAACCGGCCCTTTCAGTTTCAGCAGATGGGAATCTGATGAACAGATCGTTCTGGATGCCTTCAAGGAATACTATCGGGGAAGGCCATTCCTGGATCACCTTGTCCTGAAAATTGTCCCAGACGATTCCGCGGCTTTCCTGATGATGCTGAGGGACGAACTGGACCTGAAACGGCTTACTCCCGATCAATACTTAAAACAGGCCAACTCAGATGAATTCCGGAGCCATTTCAATGTTCATGCTTTTCCCACCAATTGCAGATATTATGCGCTCTGGTACGACCTGACCTCAGCTTTTCTCAAAGACAGGAAAATCCGCCAGGCTCTTGCTGAAGCCATTGATCTGCAGGAGATCATTAACCAGGTTTTCCATGGCTTCGGGAGAACCATCACCGGTACCTTCATCTTCGCTGACTGGGCCTACGACAAATCCATCCGGCCATATCCATACGACCCCGGGTCGGCTGCAAAAATCCTGGCTGAAGCGGGTTGGAAAGACGGGAACGGTGACGGCATCCTGGAACGGGACGGACTCCAGTTCTCACTGGAGCTGGTAACCATCCTTGGCGATCCGATAAACAGGTTCATTGCAGAGATGGTCAGTGAGTATTGGAAAGCGGTTGGGATTAAAACCAGGGTGAGCATTCAAGGAAGAGAAAAGGAATCTCCGGTGATTGTCGGCAGCTGCCTGCTGGACGAAGATCAATACTTATGGCATTCCTCCCAGATCCCGACGAAAGAGAACGGGTTTTCAGGCTGTAATGTTGTTTCATATGCAAATCAGGAGGTCGACAGGCTCCTGGACCTCAAGCGCGTCACCAGTGACCGTGAGAGCCTCGCAGCCATTTACCACAAGCTGCAGGCCATAATGTATGAGGATCAGCCTGTGATGTTCATCTGCGCCCCCGACGATCTCTGGGCAGTGAACAAGCGTTTTCGCGGGGTGACCCGGAAACAGGACGGAGTAGAAATTGATTATTCACTTATCTATGTCCCCCAGGAATTTCAGAAATACGCAATCCACTAGTAGATTCATCCGTTCTCAGATTTTGCAGTTTGTGGTAGAATTCCGGTATGATAAAACTCTCTTTATTACTGTTGTTTTTAGCATCCGCATGTGCGGCTGCACCGGATTCGCTGGATAAGGCCCTGTTCGAGCATTACGTGCTTTACGACTGGAAAGCTGCTGCCAGTGACTACGATTCCTTTCTCTC
The DNA window shown above is from Candidatus Wallbacteria bacterium and carries:
- a CDS encoding ABC transporter substrate-binding protein, yielding MILWRLYLLGLLLGLSCKGISSVPDTLEKALFEHYVLGDGKAARADYESFISGAGSSENMILEKVQGSYQKLLQKQMFDSSPAYGDSLIMRLCGNPDTLNPLTTMNPASQDVFILIFELLLPWEAGSGTTKGLTESWEVSADGMECILHLRKNVKWHDGVEFTADDVGFTYEFIMNPESVNLYRPLFNLSLKTLEIIDPYTVRAKFVSNSPRNLASLSFYILPKHILENKTVKSDDFFQHPIGTGPFSFSRWESDEQIVLDAFKEYYRGRPFLDHLVLKIVPDDSAAFLMMLRDELDLKRLTPDQYLKQANSDEFRSHFNVHAFPTNCRYYALWYDLTSAFLKDRKIRQALAEAIDLQEIINQVFHGFGRTITGTFIFADWAYDKSIRPYPYDPGSAAKILAEAGWKDGNGDGILERDGLQFSLELVTILGDPINRFIAEMVSEYWKAVGIKTRVSIQGREKESPVIVGSCLLDEDQYLWHSSQIPTKENGFSGCNVVSYANQEVDRLLDLKRVTSDRESLAAIYHKLQAIMYEDQPVMFICAPDDLWAVNKRFRGVTRKQDGVEIDYSLIYVPQEFQKYAIH